In a genomic window of Cytobacillus sp. FSL H8-0458:
- the rpoZ gene encoding DNA-directed RNA polymerase subunit omega: MLYPSIDSLMTKIDSKYSLVSVAAKRARKLQLNARPQLERYKSHKNVGKALEEIHADQLHYRLGEKTANESYE, from the coding sequence ATGCTTTATCCTTCTATTGATTCTCTAATGACAAAGATTGACTCCAAATATTCACTTGTTTCTGTTGCTGCCAAGCGTGCCCGCAAGCTTCAGCTTAATGCCAGACCGCAGCTTGAAAGATACAAATCACATAAAAATGTGGGCAAAGCACTTGAGGAAATACATGCAGACCAGCTTCATTACCGCCTGGGCGAAAAAACAGCCAATGAATCATACGAGTGA
- the gmk gene encoding guanylate kinase, with the protein MEEKGLLIVLSGPSGVGKGTVRKEIFAQSDTAFEYSISMTTRSPREGEVDGVDYFFKTREEFEELIRQDKLLEYAEFVGNYYGTPVDYVRETLDRGKDVFLEIEVQGARQVREKFPDGLFIFLVPPSLSELKNRIVTRGTETEDIINNRMNAAKEEIEMMNLYDYVVENDQIDLACERIKSIVVAEHCRRERVEPKYKKMLEVE; encoded by the coding sequence ATGGAAGAAAAAGGGTTATTGATCGTTCTATCCGGCCCCTCAGGTGTAGGAAAAGGAACAGTAAGAAAAGAGATATTTGCTCAGTCTGATACTGCGTTTGAATATTCTATTTCAATGACAACGAGATCTCCGAGAGAAGGAGAAGTCGATGGAGTTGATTACTTTTTCAAAACGCGGGAGGAGTTTGAAGAGCTCATCAGACAGGATAAGCTGCTTGAATATGCAGAGTTTGTCGGGAACTACTACGGAACACCGGTTGATTATGTAAGAGAAACACTCGACCGCGGCAAAGATGTTTTCCTTGAAATTGAAGTTCAGGGTGCCCGCCAGGTACGCGAGAAATTTCCGGACGGCCTATTCATCTTCCTGGTTCCCCCTAGTTTATCAGAGCTTAAGAACCGTATCGTGACGAGAGGGACAGAGACAGAAGATATCATCAACAATCGCATGAACGCAGCGAAAGAAGAGATTGAAATGATGAATCTATATGATTATGTTGTAGAGAATGATCAAATCGATCTGGCCTGTGAAAGAATAAAATCCATTGTGGTAGCTGAACACTGCCGCAGGGAACGTGTAGAACCTAAATATAAAAAAATGCTGGAGGTTGAATAA
- the remA gene encoding extracellular matrix/biofilm regulator RemA, whose translation MSIKLINIGFGNIVSANRIISIVSPESAPIKRIIQDARDRGSLIDATYGRRTRAVIVMDSDHVILSAVQPETVAHRLNDRDEIIEEG comes from the coding sequence ATGTCAATTAAGCTGATCAATATCGGTTTTGGCAATATTGTATCTGCCAACCGGATTATATCAATAGTCAGTCCCGAATCTGCCCCGATAAAACGGATTATTCAGGACGCACGGGACCGGGGCTCTTTAATAGATGCTACATATGGCAGGCGCACCCGGGCAGTTATCGTTATGGACAGTGACCATGTCATTTTGTCTGCGGTCCAGCCGGAAACCGTCGCGCACCGATTAAATGACCGTGATGAAATTATTGAGGAAGGGTAG
- a CDS encoding YicC/YloC family endoribonuclease codes for MAVSMTGYGRSKKDFGQGSITVEIKTVNHRFSEFQIRMPRQLMHIEDKIKKKLNKHLKRGRIEVFITIDGDVLASRKVNVDWELLDEYYQYITAIQAKYQIQRELSIGDVIREELIGIEEKESGNEEMSQLVLSAAEEACLHLMQMRQAEGDELEKDLRSHLSLLTNSVSKLREYAPRVAQLYQERLHKRMKEFLDGQVDEPRILTEVAVFADKADISEELIRLQSHISQFEHTLQLTDPAGRKLDFILQEMNREANTIGSKANSADIAAEVVEIKSLLEKMKEQVQNIE; via the coding sequence ATGGCAGTAAGCATGACTGGTTATGGCAGAAGCAAGAAAGATTTCGGGCAAGGCTCCATTACGGTTGAAATAAAAACTGTAAATCATCGTTTTTCCGAATTTCAAATAAGAATGCCCAGACAGCTGATGCATATAGAAGACAAAATAAAGAAAAAGCTTAATAAGCATCTCAAAAGAGGAAGAATCGAGGTTTTTATCACCATTGACGGCGATGTCCTGGCCAGCAGGAAAGTAAATGTTGACTGGGAACTATTAGATGAATATTATCAATACATAACTGCAATTCAAGCAAAGTATCAAATTCAAAGGGAGCTATCCATCGGGGATGTCATTCGCGAAGAATTAATTGGCATTGAAGAAAAAGAGTCCGGCAATGAGGAAATGAGCCAGCTGGTCCTTTCTGCTGCTGAAGAGGCATGCCTGCATTTAATGCAAATGAGGCAAGCAGAGGGCGATGAGCTGGAAAAAGATCTTCGCAGCCATCTTAGTCTTTTAACCAATAGTGTCAGCAAACTGAGAGAGTATGCACCAAGGGTTGCACAGCTTTACCAGGAAAGATTGCATAAGCGTATGAAGGAATTTCTTGATGGCCAGGTGGATGAGCCGAGAATTTTGACAGAGGTAGCGGTATTCGCTGATAAAGCGGATATCAGTGAAGAACTGATAAGGCTGCAAAGCCATATAAGCCAGTTTGAGCATACACTTCAGCTTACAGATCCGGCAGGAAGAAAGCTCGACTTTATTCTGCAGGAAATGAACCGGGAGGCCAATACGATCGGTTCCAAGGCAAATAGTGCAGATATAGCTGCCGAAGTGGTAGAAATAAAGAGTTTATTGGAAAAAATGAAGGAACAGGTTCAAAATATTGAATAG
- a CDS encoding calcium-translocating P-type ATPase, SERCA-type: MKFHEMNEREVEQALNTDIKAGLTEDDVKKRHKQYGFNELKEGEKQSALLLFFSQFKDFMVLVLLAATLISGLLGEYIDAIAIIAIVIINGFLGFFQERKAEKSLSALKELSAPQVIALRDGEWKKIPSKEVAVGDLLKFSTGDRVGADVRIVESNSLEIEESALTGESLPVQKRTGSLKTPNLAIGDMENMAFMGTMVTRGNGLGVVVGTGMNTAMGQIADLLQNAETMTTPLQRRLEQLGKILITAAIFLTVLVVAAGVIQGQELYTMFLAGVSLAVAAIPEGLPAIVTVALSLGVQRMIRKKAIVRKLPAVETLGCASVICSDKTGTMTQNKMTVTHLWSGGKEWRVDGVGYEPQGQFYRNESQIEPKSDKALQQMLMFGMLCNHAEIQQKNNEFVIDGDPTEGALLVAAMKAGYNRSSLLNQFQIINEFPFDSARKMMSVVVKDHNGRQFIVTKGAPDVLVGKSESVLWEGRRQILSRELSGEIQAAIEDLASQALRTIAIGYKEIPSKNVILDEKEAEKGLTFIGLQGMIDPPRTEVKEAVKECREAGIKTIMITGDHVITAQAIAKQLGILTEGSKVLQGKDLAEMSVEDLEDVVEDVAVFARVSPEHKLKIVKALQNRGHIVAMTGDGVNDAPAIKAADIGISMGITGTDVAKEASALVLLDDNFATIKAAIKEGRNIYENIRKFIRYLLASNVGEILVMLFAMLLALPLPLVPIQILWVNLVTDGLPAMALGLDQPEENVMKRKPRSPKEGVFSRGLGWKVVSRGFLIGLVTLLAFIFAYRANPDHLAYAQTVAFATLVIAQLIHVFDCRSEKSVFSRNPFGNKYLVWAVISSLVLVLIVIYYPPLQPIFHTVPIEMRDWFMITGLSAIPTFLLAGTFLARKTK, encoded by the coding sequence ATGAAGTTCCATGAAATGAATGAAAGGGAAGTTGAGCAGGCCTTAAATACAGACATTAAGGCAGGCTTAACAGAGGATGATGTAAAAAAACGCCACAAACAATATGGCTTTAATGAATTGAAAGAGGGAGAAAAGCAGTCTGCTTTACTCTTATTTTTTAGTCAATTTAAAGATTTCATGGTTCTTGTTTTATTAGCTGCCACCTTGATTTCGGGGCTGCTTGGTGAATATATTGATGCGATTGCCATTATTGCGATTGTAATCATAAATGGGTTTCTGGGCTTTTTTCAGGAAAGGAAAGCGGAAAAGTCGCTAAGTGCACTTAAAGAGTTATCCGCTCCCCAAGTGATTGCTCTTCGGGATGGAGAGTGGAAGAAAATTCCTTCTAAAGAAGTGGCAGTCGGGGATCTGCTTAAATTTTCCACGGGCGACAGAGTGGGGGCAGATGTAAGAATAGTAGAATCCAATAGCCTTGAAATTGAGGAGTCTGCTTTAACGGGAGAGTCGCTGCCTGTTCAAAAGAGGACCGGTTCCCTGAAAACGCCTAACCTCGCTATTGGCGATATGGAAAATATGGCTTTTATGGGTACAATGGTGACCCGCGGCAATGGATTGGGAGTGGTTGTCGGTACAGGGATGAATACCGCTATGGGACAAATTGCTGATCTTCTGCAAAATGCCGAGACCATGACAACACCGCTTCAGCGGAGATTGGAACAACTCGGCAAAATCCTCATTACGGCAGCGATTTTCCTTACAGTTCTCGTCGTTGCGGCAGGCGTGATACAGGGACAGGAATTATATACAATGTTCCTTGCTGGTGTCTCATTGGCTGTTGCGGCAATTCCCGAAGGGCTGCCGGCCATTGTCACGGTAGCGCTCTCGCTTGGTGTTCAAAGAATGATCAGGAAAAAGGCAATCGTACGGAAGCTTCCTGCAGTTGAAACACTTGGATGTGCGTCTGTTATTTGTTCAGACAAAACCGGAACCATGACCCAAAACAAAATGACCGTCACCCATCTCTGGAGCGGAGGGAAAGAATGGAGAGTAGATGGAGTCGGGTATGAGCCGCAAGGGCAGTTTTATCGAAATGAGAGCCAAATTGAGCCGAAAAGTGATAAAGCGCTCCAGCAGATGCTGATGTTTGGCATGCTATGCAACCATGCGGAAATACAGCAGAAAAATAATGAGTTTGTGATTGACGGTGACCCAACTGAAGGTGCTCTCCTTGTAGCAGCCATGAAAGCTGGCTATAACAGGAGCAGTCTGCTGAATCAATTTCAGATTATTAATGAGTTTCCGTTTGACTCTGCCAGAAAAATGATGAGTGTTGTGGTAAAGGATCATAATGGAAGACAATTTATTGTTACCAAAGGTGCCCCCGATGTCTTAGTCGGGAAAAGTGAATCGGTTCTTTGGGAGGGAAGACGGCAGATTCTTTCGAGGGAGCTTTCAGGTGAAATTCAGGCGGCCATAGAAGACCTGGCTTCACAAGCATTAAGAACCATCGCAATTGGTTATAAAGAAATCCCATCTAAAAATGTCATTCTTGATGAAAAAGAGGCGGAGAAGGGATTAACGTTTATCGGGCTGCAGGGGATGATTGATCCGCCAAGGACGGAGGTTAAAGAAGCAGTCAAGGAATGCAGGGAAGCAGGAATCAAAACGATCATGATCACAGGAGATCATGTGATTACAGCACAGGCCATTGCAAAACAGTTAGGGATTTTAACAGAAGGTTCGAAAGTACTTCAGGGCAAAGACCTGGCAGAGATGTCTGTAGAAGACCTTGAAGATGTGGTTGAGGATGTCGCAGTATTTGCCAGAGTATCGCCTGAGCACAAATTGAAAATTGTCAAGGCTCTCCAGAATAGAGGTCATATCGTTGCCATGACAGGTGATGGAGTTAATGATGCTCCGGCCATTAAAGCAGCAGATATTGGCATTTCAATGGGCATTACAGGCACAGATGTTGCTAAAGAGGCATCTGCACTTGTATTGCTTGATGATAATTTTGCTACCATAAAAGCCGCGATAAAAGAAGGAAGAAATATATACGAAAATATCCGCAAGTTCATCAGGTATTTGCTTGCATCAAATGTTGGTGAGATTCTGGTTATGCTGTTTGCTATGCTTCTAGCCCTTCCGCTGCCATTAGTGCCAATTCAGATTCTCTGGGTGAACCTCGTAACGGATGGACTTCCGGCAATGGCTCTGGGCCTTGACCAGCCTGAGGAGAATGTGATGAAGCGGAAGCCAAGGAGCCCTAAGGAAGGTGTCTTTTCAAGAGGGCTTGGCTGGAAAGTGGTTTCCAGAGGATTTTTAATTGGGCTTGTGACATTACTGGCGTTTATTTTTGCCTACCGGGCAAATCCGGATCATCTTGCATACGCACAGACAGTAGCGTTTGCCACATTGGTAATAGCTCAGCTGATTCATGTATTTGATTGCCGCAGTGAAAAATCCGTGTTCTCAAGAAATCCATTTGGCAATAAATATTTAGTCTGGGCAGTCATCTCTTCCCTTGTTTTAGTGCTGATTGTCATATACTATCCGCCGCTTCAGCCAATTTTCCATACTGTCCCTATTGAAATGCGCGACTGGTTTATGATCACAGGACTCTCAGCCATTCCAACATTTTTACTGGCAGGCACATTTTTGGCAAGAAAAACAAAATAA
- a CDS encoding Rqc2 family fibronectin-binding protein codes for MSFDGLFTRAMTKELIDVLKGGRINKIQQPYKNEIILVVRANGKNHRLLLSAHPSYARVQLTNETHENPSEPPMFCMLLRKHLEGYILEDVHQIGLDRIIVFEVKGRNEIGDTSYKQLIVEIMGRHSNITLVDKSRNIILDSIKHVSFAVNSHRAILPGQEYILPPSQDKMNPFEADEEAILRKIDFNSGKVDKQLVAGFSGISPLFAKEVMHHAGLVNRTTVPKSFQHFIDLLKVHRIRPAITEGENKESFYLLPLQHLKGESREFNSLSEMLDRFYFGKAERDRVKQQSNDLERFIVNEKEKNEKKIEKLKRTLHEAENADKHQLYGELITANIYAIQKGMKEAEVVNYYDENGASVMIPLDPQKTPSENAQKYFTRYQKAKNAVIAVKEQIKKAEEEAAYFESLLQQVETASTRDIAEIREELAEGGYIRERQKRGNKKQQNLKPVLDRYTATDGTEILVGKNNKQNDYLTNKLAGRDEIWLHTKDIPGSHVVIRSKEPAEDTILEAASLAAYFSKARNSSSVPVDFTQVRHVKKPSGAKPGFVIYDNQQTVYVTPDEETVLSLKQNL; via the coding sequence ATGTCATTTGATGGTTTGTTCACAAGAGCTATGACGAAAGAGCTTATAGATGTTTTAAAGGGCGGCAGAATCAATAAGATTCAGCAGCCATATAAAAATGAAATCATTTTAGTTGTGCGGGCAAACGGGAAGAATCACAGGCTTTTGCTGTCAGCCCATCCAAGCTACGCGAGAGTCCAGCTGACGAATGAAACACACGAAAACCCTTCAGAGCCCCCGATGTTCTGCATGCTTTTAAGAAAGCACCTGGAAGGCTACATACTTGAAGATGTCCATCAAATCGGGCTTGACCGTATAATCGTGTTTGAGGTGAAAGGCAGGAATGAGATTGGCGATACATCCTATAAACAGCTGATTGTTGAGATTATGGGCAGGCACAGCAACATTACGCTGGTGGATAAATCCCGCAACATCATTCTCGACAGCATCAAACATGTTTCTTTTGCCGTTAATAGCCATCGTGCGATTTTGCCCGGACAGGAGTATATACTCCCTCCATCTCAGGATAAAATGAATCCCTTCGAGGCGGATGAAGAAGCTATACTGCGTAAGATTGATTTCAACAGCGGGAAAGTTGATAAACAGCTAGTGGCGGGCTTCTCCGGAATCTCACCGCTTTTTGCAAAAGAAGTGATGCACCATGCAGGTCTTGTAAACAGGACAACTGTTCCTAAGAGTTTCCAGCATTTTATTGACTTGCTGAAAGTCCATAGAATAAGGCCGGCCATTACAGAAGGGGAAAATAAAGAAAGCTTTTATTTATTGCCTCTTCAGCATTTAAAAGGGGAAAGCCGGGAGTTTAATTCCCTGAGTGAAATGCTGGACCGCTTTTATTTTGGCAAAGCCGAAAGAGACCGGGTCAAACAGCAATCCAATGATCTTGAACGGTTTATAGTAAATGAAAAAGAAAAGAATGAGAAGAAAATTGAAAAGCTGAAAAGGACCCTTCATGAAGCGGAAAATGCCGATAAACATCAATTATATGGGGAATTGATCACGGCAAATATTTATGCCATTCAAAAGGGTATGAAGGAAGCTGAAGTCGTCAATTATTACGATGAAAATGGCGCTTCTGTGATGATTCCTTTGGATCCTCAAAAGACTCCTTCGGAGAATGCACAAAAGTATTTTACAAGATACCAAAAAGCAAAGAATGCCGTAATTGCAGTAAAAGAGCAAATTAAAAAGGCAGAAGAAGAAGCGGCATACTTCGAGTCTCTTCTTCAGCAAGTAGAAACGGCATCAACAAGAGACATTGCCGAAATAAGAGAAGAGCTTGCAGAAGGCGGTTATATTCGTGAAAGGCAGAAGCGGGGAAACAAGAAACAGCAAAACCTAAAGCCTGTTTTGGACCGTTATACTGCCACTGACGGAACGGAAATTCTAGTCGGGAAAAACAACAAGCAAAATGACTATTTAACGAACAAATTAGCCGGAAGGGATGAAATCTGGCTGCATACAAAAGATATCCCCGGTTCACATGTGGTGATTCGAAGCAAGGAACCGGCAGAAGACACAATTCTTGAAGCTGCATCCCTCGCAGCTTACTTCAGCAAGGCACGCAATTCCAGTTCCGTACCTGTTGACTTCACCCAAGTCAGGCACGTGAAAAAGCCAAGCGGCGCGAAACCTGGATTTGTCATATATGACAATCAGCAGACTGTTTACGTTACGCCTGATGAAGAAACGGTTCTGTCCTTAAAACAAAATCTTTAA